One Hermetia illucens chromosome 4, iHerIll2.2.curated.20191125, whole genome shotgun sequence DNA segment encodes these proteins:
- the LOC119655843 gene encoding zinc finger protein 277: MSLEKLLDNEIETNILSSLTLSSKIEVPRDDSDQVQCVKCKEQFEFPEGQDDYLAHIYLEHRLVIADVDDIADLKGYLEHWQKAFQDHELEEYCTTMLLDQLPDGTPSKNERYYLLSDILPQDFELRKTLHATRLENALVQHQFELTDRNFCRECLYCRTVIKGLRSEFLEHLFNKHFLQLGKPENLVYIDELIDVVQSKLENLICLFCEKIFKDRATLKEHMRKKGHKRINPDIRFFDRFFLVNYKLEKPKHVKNIKKPRKRSQNSNRQRVEAVNSPNNQNSKKHNDDAEENNAIINGEDSESDWSDWDGDKQNLTCLFCSTSDVDFTKVKSHMILCHGFDFEKELKPLNFYQKIKIVNYIRRQMHVLRCVTCNNRFESAEKLSHHLETDKHFGIGEKKQWDQPEFFFPTYEDDGILCHLEDNVDCADYEDSGVVILSEDCNVAINKDAEQLSLENFVL; the protein is encoded by the exons ATGTCGTTGGAAAAGTTATTAGACAATGAAATTGAAACAAACATCCTTTCGTCTCTCACACTTTCATCAAAAATCGAAGTTCCTAGGGATGATTCAGACCAAGTGCAATGTGTAAAGTGCAAAGAACAATTTGAGTTTCCCGAGGGCCAGGATGACTATTTAGCGCATATTTACCTCGAGCACAGGCTAGTTATCGCCGATGTCGACGATATTGCTGACTTGAAAGGTTATTTGGAGCATTGGCAGAAAGCGTTTCAAG atcatgAGCTCGAGGAATACTGCACCACTATGCTGCTCGATCAACTGCCGGACGGGACACCATCAAAAAACGAGCGCTACTATCTTCTTAGTGACATTTTACCTCAGGACTTTGAACTTAGAAAAACACTACATGCCACACGCCTTGAAAACGCCTTAGTCCAACATCAATTCGAACTCACCGACCGGAATTTCTGCCGCGAATGCTTATACTGCCGGACAGTTATCAAAGGACTCCGATCCGAATTTTTAGAGCATCTTTTCAACAAGCACTTCCTACAGCTGGGGAAGCCTGAAAATCTAGTttatattgacgaattgatagaTGTCGTTCAGAGCAAGcttgaaaatttgatttgtttgtTCTGTGAGAAAATCTTCAAAGATCGAGCTACACTCAAAGAGCATATGAGAAAGAAGGGTCATAAGAGAATCAACCCAGATATTAGATTTTTCGATAGGTTCTTTCTTGTTAATTATAAGCTAGAGAAGCCAAAGCATGTGAAGAATATAAAGAAGCCACGGAAGCGTTCACAAAACAGCAATAGGCAACGGGTTGAGGCCGTAAACAGCCCTAATAATCAGAATAGTAAGAAACATAACGACGACGCAGAGGAGAATAATGCTATTATCAATGGCGAAGACAGTGAATCAGATTGGTCCGACTGGGATGGGGATAAACAAAATCTTACGTGCTTATTCTGTTCTACAAGTGATGTGGATTTCACAAAAGTAAAATCTCATATGATACTCTGTCATGGTTTTGACTTTGAGAAAGAGCTCAAGCCATTGAACTtctatcaaaaaatcaaaatagtcaattatattcgacgacaaatgcATGTTCTACGGTGCGTGACTTGTAATAATCGTTTTGAGAGTGCGGAAAAGTTATCTCATCATTTGGAAACTGACAAACACTTCGGGATTGGAGAGAAGAAGCAGTGGGATCAGCCGGAGTTCTTTTTTCCCACATATGAAGATGATGGGATCCTTTGCCACTTGGAAGACAATGTAGACTGTGCTGATTATGAGGATAGCGGGGTTGTGATATTATCTGAAGATTGTAATGTAGCGATTAATAAGGATGCAGAACAGTTGTCACTTGAGAATTTTGTTTTGTGA
- the LOC119656321 gene encoding U7 snRNA-associated Sm-like protein LSm10 isoform X3, with translation MSREALFIAGTAGRREKYLLHNTLSAVPLLLINKAVLIDLRNETSVAGRVTDVDAYMNITLNEVVYIDQKGLQYEFENFMIPSRTLRQIHLPESVDIVPELRKFLEAFGAKRTMKQGRTGKVKRAQDRHKHTVEAINKNKSDKDEV, from the coding sequence ATGTCGCGGGAAGCTTTGTTCATCGCCGGCACTGCAGGCCGCCGTGAGAAGTATCTCCTTCACAACACTCTATCCGCCGTTCCACTGCTGCTCATAAATAAAGCCGTGTTAATTGATTTACGAAACGAGACTTCAGTTGCTGGTCGGGTTACCGATGTTGACGCCTACATGAACATCACATTGAATGAAGTCGTGTACATAGATCAAAAAGGATTACAATATGAGTTCGAGAATTTCATGATACCATCCCGAACTCTACGTCAGATACATCTCCCAGAGTCAgttgatattgttcctgaaCTGCGAAAGTTTTTGGAGGCATTTGGTGCGAAAAGGACGATGAAACAAGGAAGAACCGGAAAAGTGAAGAGGGCACAAGACAGGCATAAGCACACGGTTGAAGCGATAAACAAGAATAAAAGTGATAAGGATGAAGTTtga
- the LOC119656321 gene encoding uncharacterized protein LOC119656321 isoform X2, with protein MLEDDIKLYAGTDDHRRILLRIVDMFSCDIRVEFGLQKCRIQPIRKGEAHAGLRLLLISTSHLTIAMSREALFIAGTAGRREKYLLHNTLSAVPLLLINKAVLIDLRNETSVAGRVTDVDAYMNITLNEVVYIDQKGLQYEFENFMIPSRTLRQIHLPESVDIVPELRKFLEAFGAKRTMKQGRTGKVKRAQDRHKHTVEAINKNKSDKDEV; from the exons atgacatcaagctatatgctggtactgacgaccaccgtAGAATTCTGTTGCggatagtagacatgtttagctGTGATATCCGGGTGGAATTTGGATTACAGAAGTGTCGAATTCAACCCATCCGCAAAGGCGAGGCGCATGCCGGACTTAGATTG CTCCTCATCAGTACTTCTCACCTCACCATCGCAATGTCGCGGGAAGCTTTGTTCATCGCCGGCACTGCAGGCCGCCGTGAGAAGTATCTCCTTCACAACACTCTATCCGCCGTTCCACTGCTGCTCATAAATAAAGCCGTGTTAATTGATTTACGAAACGAGACTTCAGTTGCTGGTCGGGTTACCGATGTTGACGCCTACATGAACATCACATTGAATGAAGTCGTGTACATAGATCAAAAAGGATTACAATATGAGTTCGAGAATTTCATGATACCATCCCGAACTCTACGTCAGATACATCTCCCAGAGTCAgttgatattgttcctgaaCTGCGAAAGTTTTTGGAGGCATTTGGTGCGAAAAGGACGATGAAACAAGGAAGAACCGGAAAAGTGAAGAGGGCACAAGACAGGCATAAGCACACGGTTGAAGCGATAAACAAGAATAAAAGTGATAAGGATGAAGTTtga